Below is a window of Pseudobacteroides sp. DNA.
ATTTTGTGCATATGTAACAATAGTTGAAATAGAAGATCCTCGCCTACCTGCTCGACCTGCTCTCTGCTGATAGTTTTCTCTCATTGGAGGCACATTTCTTAAGCCAACAGCTGTCAAAGAACCAATGTCAATACCAACCTCCATTGTGGTAGTACAACTCAAAACATCAATAGGCATATCATCGTCAACGTTAATGTTTTGGAACCGCATTTCATAATTTTCAGTAGTAGACTAAGTATTTTCCCTCTGATCTTTGTGAGATAATTGAGCTGTATGTTCCTCAGTGTTTATAGTTCTTATATCGCCTATTCCGTGAATAGCATTAAAAATAGGATCTCTCCAAAATCTATATCTTTCAAAATCCTTTTCTGCCATCTCATATATATCATTACACCCGCAGTGTGAACAATGTCCCCAAATACTATATGGGAATATACCAGAGCACTTACTACATCTATACCAAATGTGATCTTCATTAAACTTCAAACATATCTTATTAAGCACGAGATATTTTGCATCCCCACTTTCTCGTTGCCGTAGAAAGCTTGAAAGGATGCCAAATACTTTTTCTATCATATGGTCTGAATATCCTTGAGATCTCATTATTTCGGAAATAAAGGCTGGCATTTTAGCATCATTTTCCATACCAAAACGGCTGCCACGTCTTGTTATGTTTTCCCTAACTTCATCTGGGATTGTCTCACCAATCGCATAATCCCGGAAACAAATATACTGTGCCCATGAAGTAAAAATACATAAAAACTCTCCTTTCGACATTTTAATTTTGGCAGTCTTAAGATCATAAATTGCATTTTCTACGTCCTCATAGTCGCTTGGTTCAATCCAGCATAAGCCTAGCCCCAATAAAGATCGGTTATAAAAACAGGTAAGTTTTATAATCTGTTCCTTAAACAATCCTGGCTGAGTAGTGAATGTGTTATTTGCAAGCTTATAATAATTTATAGATTTTCCTCTTTTTTTATCGCGTTCAATAATTTCTGCTATTTTCTCCAAGTCTTGCTTAAAAGCCTCTTTATCATCACCATAAAAAAACTGCAATCTATTTTTGTAGGCAATTTCGAGAAAAGCTGGATATAGCATATTGATTGTCACAATATCATCCCTATCGATAGACCACTTTTGCAGATTTGCTGCAGCCATAGCAATAGCTTGCATTGCAGCGGCATCATCACCAGCCCTAGTCATATCTTTTGCTAGTACTGCTGCTTTTTGTCTGCTATCAGAGAATAACAATACCTTTCTCCCTGCATTGGGCTGGTTTCGGAGTTTTCTTTCGTCAAAAAGAGTAGGTGGTTGAATTTTTAGTTGTTCGGAAATTAAATTATAAAACGGTTCATTACCTTTGGTTGAAAAGTCTGAAAGGTTATAGAACACTAGACGTTTAGAGCATTTTGGACAGCTTGAGTATGTAAGAATATTGGGTCTGTTTTTTTGTTCAGTAGTTGAATGGGCAATCTTAATAAAGCCGTCTTCACCTTCATATCTAGAGTTAAAGTAAGCCATTCCCGTTTTTGAATCAAGCCATCCAATTCTGACATTTTTATTAGCAGAAATTTTAAGTCCTTTGGGAACAATATAAAAATGTACTTCTTTAAGGGTACCATCAAATATTTCTCCAGGAGTCTTCCATAAGTATTTTTCCATGCTGGCATCATAATCCATATATGACTTAAAAAATAATGCTCCGCAACGTCTATCGTTTATTAGTTCATATACTTTACCTCCACAATCACAAATTTCTTTCCCGCTGTCAAAGTATATCTTACCAAGCGTAATCCCATCTCCATCACTTTTATTTGGACAATTAGGATTACTACAAGCATATAGCCCTTGCAGCCCTCTAAAAAGCATATGAAGTCTGGCAGGGAAAAGTACCTGCCCCTCTTTACTTTTTGCAAGTGGCATTACTGCAAGTAGAACTTGTGTTGCGGATAATGCTGTGATTGTATCATCATGAGGAAATGCTACTTCTGCTAGTGTATTAAGTTCTGTAGCATTACCTCTGCATTGTTTTAGTATGCGTAGTACTGGAGTAAGCTTGCTTAGATTTTCAAAAAGCCAAATTTCCATTTCTTGTATACTGTTAATGTTACATCCTGTTTGTCCAATTGCCTTGGAAAAAATCCTCACTTCATTAATTTTTGCTTTTTCATCACTTTGAAATGCATCAATTGATAAAAAAGAAATACTTTTTGCAGATAATTCTTTGCCGACTTCAAAATTAATTTCTTCAGGTGTGCCTGTAATTATATTAAAATTACTTTTAAACCTGTCTCCAGCGGTCAATCCACATGCAAATCTTTGTATAGTATCTTTTTCATCTTGTGTTTTATTCGGTATACTAGCACTTGTAAGAATAAATCTTACTTTTTCCCTTGATATCTTAAGCTTATACATCAAACGCCTTAGTAAAAGTGCAACTTCCCCTCCGGCTGCACCTCGATACATATGTGCTTCATCTATGACAATTAAAAGTTTATTTTCCTCTGAAGCATTCAACCATTGCCTTGTTCTATTCCATATATTCTGCTCAATAGGTCTTATAAGCATATATTCAAGCATTGAATAGTTAGTTACAAGAATATCAGGACACAGATTTTGCATTTCTTGACGTGTAATAAGTTCAGCATCATCTGGTTGAGTTGTATGAATCCCCATTTCCAATGCATCAACATAACTTAGGAAATCAACTTTGGAAGGATACCGCCCAATTTTGATTAGATCACTTATCAGTTCTGGCTCTCTATTCAGAATATCATTTCTCATTGTATCAGCTAGTTTTTTACTCTTATCACTATCAAGGGGACCGGGATATGGCGTTCTGCCAGTATACATTCCAAACTGGGGACTTCTTGAATTATTATCAAACGAATATTCTCTAAAAACTTTTCTAAAGTTTCCATTTTGGTCACCAATCATGCGTCTTAGCCTGCCTAGTTGGTCTGATACAAGAGCATTCATAGGATATAAAAGCAAAGCCCTAACTCCTCTTATTTTCCACATATTCGGCCGCCTTTTTGCTTCTTCTGCTATACTTGTAATCATTGGCCACATAAAACACTCAGTTTTTCCAGATCCTGTACCTGTGGTTATAAGTAAATCATCACCTCTGTAAAAAGCCTCAAGTGCATCTAATTGGTGTTTATATGGGCTTTCAAATACACCTAGCTTATTCCTACCCATTTCCAATAAAAATTCTTTGATATGGATTGGCA
It encodes the following:
- a CDS encoding DEAD/DEAH box helicase, whose translation is MDKYGVQNTHIALVNKLQDYIRSQYLGENELLLNACEKLLQEKGNLYQEPYIEANPAYKIAANGIINSSLPIHIKEFLLEMGRNKLGVFESPYKHQLDALEAFYRGDDLLITTGTGSGKTECFMWPMITSIAEEAKRRPNMWKIRGVRALLLYPMNALVSDQLGRLRRMIGDQNGNFRKVFREYSFDNNSRSPQFGMYTGRTPYPGPLDSDKSKKLADTMRNDILNREPELISDLIKIGRYPSKVDFLSYVDALEMGIHTTQPDDAELITRQEMQNLCPDILVTNYSMLEYMLIRPIEQNIWNRTRQWLNASEENKLLIVIDEAHMYRGAAGGEVALLLRRLMYKLKISREKVRFILTSASIPNKTQDEKDTIQRFACGLTAGDRFKSNFNIITGTPEEINFEVGKELSAKSISFLSIDAFQSDEKAKINEVRIFSKAIGQTGCNINSIQEMEIWLFENLSKLTPVLRILKQCRGNATELNTLAEVAFPHDDTITALSATQVLLAVMPLAKSKEGQVLFPARLHMLFRGLQGLYACSNPNCPNKSDGDGITLGKIYFDSGKEICDCGGKVYELINDRRCGALFFKSYMDYDASMEKYLWKTPGEIFDGTLKEVHFYIVPKGLKISANKNVRIGWLDSKTGMAYFNSRYEGEDGFIKIAHSTTEQKNRPNILTYSSCPKCSKRLVFYNLSDFSTKGNEPFYNLISEQLKIQPPTLFDERKLRNQPNAGRKVLLFSDSRQKAAVLAKDMTRAGDDAAAMQAIAMAAANLQKWSIDRDDIVTINMLYPAFLEIAYKNRLQFFYGDDKEAFKQDLEKIAEIIERDKKRGKSINYYKLANNTFTTQPGLFKEQIIKLTCFYNRSLLGLGLCWIEPSDYEDVENAIYDLKTAKIKMSKGEFLCIFTSWAQYICFRDYAIGETIPDEVRENITRRGSRFGMENDAKMPAFISEIMRSQGYSDHMIEKVFGILSSFLRQRESGDAKYLVLNKICLKFNEDHIWYRCSKCSGIFPYSIWGHCSHCGCNDIYEMAEKDFERYRFWRDPIFNAIHGIGDIRTINTEEHTAQLSHKDQRENT